The following coding sequences lie in one Myxococcus xanthus genomic window:
- a CDS encoding immunity protein YezG family protein: MSHRPGVSKSVMGVSEVLAPGVERAISSTARCTDDPLQQTGLPSILYFAPASFGLTGQSARPRRAVCSPTPDSRRDARHRTASPDHRPRRVQQAEDGWVQATYSYLAIPLFSEETGRYRLADGQQRSFAATDEVTDAFDELRTRMATLSKNGHDWHTATLTITADGKFAFDFNYDDLPQLEVVPICRQMGR, translated from the coding sequence ATGAGCCATCGTCCTGGGGTGTCAAAGTCAGTCATGGGAGTCAGTGAAGTCTTGGCTCCAGGCGTCGAGAGAGCAATCTCGTCCACGGCTCGTTGTACCGATGACCCACTCCAACAAACAGGGCTCCCATCCATCCTATACTTCGCGCCAGCAAGCTTCGGATTAACGGGACAATCGGCACGACCACGAAGAGCCGTTTGCTCGCCAACCCCAGACTCTAGACGTGACGCCCGACATCGAACAGCTTCACCAGACCATCGCCCAAGGCGTGTACAACAAGCTGAAGACGGCTGGGTTCAGGCCACCTATTCGTACCTGGCCATCCCCCTCTTCTCCGAAGAAACCGGCCGGTACCGCCTCGCCGACGGGCAGCAGCGCTCCTTCGCCGCGACAGACGAAGTCACGGACGCCTTCGACGAGTTGAGGACCCGGATGGCGACACTCAGCAAGAACGGCCACGACTGGCACACGGCCACGCTGACCATCACCGCCGATGGCAAATTCGCGTTTGACTTCAACTACGACGACCTGCCACAGCTCGAAGTGGTGCCAATCTGCCGGCAAATGGGCCGATGA